The following is a genomic window from Neodiprion virginianus isolate iyNeoVirg1 chromosome 1, iyNeoVirg1.1, whole genome shotgun sequence.
GAGGAAAGCCACTCTTACGAGTCaataataagtataataatatgataataaaatacgaattATTGTCAGTTGAATGTGctaacaataattatgaaatgcACGCCTGCAGAGAGTATTCTAATTATATGTTAAATAGAAGTACATGCTTAAGTCATGGGCAAGTATAATCATCTTATTAAGCTTAtcttttaattaaattctaaaaacttataaaataCTAATTACAATCTTTCCCGCgatatattttactgaaaagagaacaaaaaaaaaaaaacaaaaaaacaacggAATAAAGTTTAGGGAAAATTATCGAACAGATCATCCAAGTTGAAcacatgtaaaaaaatttggttattGTAAAATGACATATTTACTCGATTGCACGTCTCTTTGATTTTACCATTCAATTATACActcaagtataaaaaaaaaaaatggacaacAAATTTGTAGTAAAAGTAATAAGAATAACGGtggcgaaggaaaaaataaaataaaaaatttgctagttaaattattcgtataataattcttgtatatctatatacaaataaatgtaATGATTACGAACGAGCTACGCGATAAATACGTATCGttctaaaaatttatttttatgctaCATGGGTTACGGAAAGAAGATTATAGAAAGAGTTAACAAGCTTACACAGTCACATGAATAACTGTTGCTCCAATATCGCTTTATACATTTCTTTGATAAAACTGCAGTGTTAACAATAAATCGTATAAACCCGAGTCACCCGGTATATCCATAATTATATTGATCATTCATCGTCgcatttattattaatcacGTATATGAATGTCGTTGTAATAGCAAAAGATAGGTACGAAAGAAGAATGTGGGTCATATGAAGcgaaagcagaaaaaaaaaaaaaaatcaataatcaaCAGTTGTCCAACTACAAAGCGCGGAAGTTTTTATAATTGAGCAACTTTGCGTATCCTTAACTTTAAGCTAAGAACGGCAAACAGTttcgtcgtcgtcttcgtcgtcgtaTTTCAACTAACATACACAGGGGGTCTCATACAGGGTCTCGGGATTCAGCGAAACTCTCGAAGATTCCCTAATCTGTTATATCATCACAATTTCAGAGTCAGTTAAACACGAGACAAGAAAGTGCAAAGTACACTCACTTTGACCCTCAGCGTTTACGATAcaggtttttaaaaaaagggaaaggAATTTCGAACTACATTGGAATTCAGAAAGCTGAATAAAAGGCAGAGAGAGAACGATTATCAAACTACCACCATTCCTTgatattgtggaaaaaattaacttatCACAAGCAAGCCagataatcgttgaaagtgGGCCCTAAATATTTGCGAGCTGATGATGCTGTTTGCTTATAAATACAATACGTATCCATGGTTCATTCAACGAGCTTTCGGGCATATCCATACCGCTGAAACGACGACAACGTAACGAGTCAAAAGacagatagagagagagagagagagagagagagagagagagagagagagagagagagagagagagagagagagagagaatttaAAGTGCATATAGTCTCTTTTCTTAATTCTTAAAATTTactgtacacacacacactcacagACAGTAACAATTCCCAGGATTGATTCCACCTTTTAACGTTATCCTTATCCCCGTTTGAATTTTAGCACAAGCATGCTTATCGTGAGGAAAACAACGATCCAGATTATTGTTGAGATGAAACCGTTGTAAACGTCAGGCTCCGTGACACTCCATCCACGTGTTAGCATCGATCTAAGCGACGTGGTTGCCATCGTTAGTGGCAAGCCTTGCGAAATGTATCGCAGAACTGTTGGCATTCCTTCGATTGGCCAAATTACACCTGCGAAAAGACAAATCGATACCGTGGCAATAATTTTCCGCGAAAACCGGTGATGTTTATagattttttctcctttttcaaCAGTTAATTTCATATTGACACTTGTTGATCGTCATCcgttgtaaaatgaaaaatttaactatGCCAACATGGAAAAAATAGTGTTTCGGTAAATTtgtagagagagaaagagagagagagagagagagtattCTGAATAAATGAGCCATATtcgtagagtgaaatcgaaggaatctattaaatttccaaccacctcgaaacaatttgaaaaaaagcatCGATATCTAAGCTTTTGCGTAAATTtgagtattttcaatttttgtatttctaaAGACAATCTTTGTAGACCGTAAATTTAATAATCTGATAAATACTCTACATCGTAGTATGATTAATTAAAAGCATGAATTGGATAACAGAAATATCTTGAAATGAAACTCCGTTACTAGctcaaataatttcagaatCCGATTTCGTTGTCtaatctattttttcttataattatagcccccccccccccccttcgcccctcttttttataattttacaatctCAACCGGATGACTCGCAGGATAAGAAAATCTCAGTACAGGCGTCATGTTCTTTTCAACCTTTATACCGGCGGTGATTTTAATGTATATTCAAATAACCCACATTTATATTAATTGACTATAGCTTGGCCAGTATACTGTATAATactgtatatattgtatataatgGCGACCGAAAGGTTAATCATTCCTCTGAGCTGTAGGTGTTTTTATCTTTAATTAATGCAAGAATTTATCTGTGTTATACTtgcaagtaaaaaaaatctacttGTAGTAGTTGGAAACGGAAATATGACCGAGGTCGGTTGTCTCGTGTTAATCATTACTTTATATAATGATCGTGAAAGGTATACATGTACTATTATATGCATACGTAGTAATTGGTGCCTGTGCATATACGTACCACTGAGTAAAAGCGTTGGGTAAAAACTGCCAAGCGCCAATTGAATGGCATTTCTTTCGAGTTCGCAAATTGCAGAAATTACAAAACCTGgaacatgaaaaaaacaacacgtCGAAATCAGAGTACGGGCGTTGTGCTGATTAATTTAAAtcgtgtaataattatatgaatCCTGATAATAAACGAATTCTTCACACAAATTAAGTTTCAACACAGCGAAAGTGTGATATTGTTCTCAGTTAAATTGTCTCTCATTacgttataattaattaacgtgTTCGCTGTAATCACAACTCGAAATTTTATCAAGCAAATTCATTCTTGAGTCGTGAAGTTTCGGtaaatcgttgtaaaaattatgattCTGCAACAGATCTAAAATCTGCAAAGGCTATCATATTCAGTTAGATTACAAAGTTGCACTGCAACATAACGTATTATACTGTCAACGCGATCAAAAGTTCACACGCTGATATACAGATTGCGATTGAGCAAGCactatttacatatatttttaatcgGTTTTATTTACCATTGCAGTTATTGCTGCACATTATGCTGCACTGCACTTTTTTGCGAAGCGTATATATGCCAATTATCATTCCGATGTAACACAGACCGCATTGACGAATGCAGGATTTAATTAAAAGACGACTTGCAATGTTCAGCTGACGAATTGCgtgtaataaaaatcgttcgaatataaaaattattcaattgcgGACAACGGAAAAAGTATTGTGTTgctcaaatttaattttcgcTGCTTGCACGAAATCctcaaatattttctccaaTCGGAAAGTAACATTTTGCTGAACgatcaaattttctattcaaaGTGCAGAAATACTCAGTAAACAGCCTTGCTCACTGTAAAGAATTTCTGATCTGCAgctataaaattttattagcaaAAAAGATAACCTGAAacaagttttttgtttttttgtttatttcttgcCTCGCAATCTCAGTTTTTTTCTACGAAACGATCTGTACAACGCAGATGTACGTTATAAGACTTTGAACAGTGTATAAATTTCCTTAATGATCAAATTATACAGAATAATACAGCAaggatatttttcttctgttcggggttgtgaaatttttttaattaatatttattcaaagaaCCGCATAACTCCGAGTGTgcaaatatatttgaataaattcattcgaaGACTGATTTACActtaattaaaaaacattttcgtTTACTTTACAGCGTCCGGTGAACAACCTTGTGGGACAAGTTAATATTGGCGAgtcaataattgaatatttttacatacagTTAATCGTTTGATCGTAAATTGAAGTAATGTTCTCTTCCTGTAGAATAAAACGGTTAGTTTAagagggagggaaaaaaaaagagaataaaaaaaacacgccATCAACTATCTTAGTCAATTACAATTTGATAATTATGCAACGTACCGAAACACATTCCGCAGAGTCCCTGAAGAATCGTGAGTATGATCACCCAGCCGATTTCACCCTTGCACTCAACCCCGAAGACTAGGATCATGAAAATAAGGACGAGAGCGGTCTGGCCGCACATAACGACGAACTGCGTAACGACGtgagagaataaaatttcccCGGGTGAAACGCCGGCGACCCAACTTCGATCCAGAAGACCCTCCATCCTCTCGATGATCAGGGCGGACGAGGTCAGAGCCACAGCCAAGAAAAATACGATTCTGTAATTGAGAAATCACGCATGTACGACACGATTCAAACATGTGACATTGTTACACGCTGCGAAATCAAGGATCAATTACATCGCTGCTCGGTGCTCAAGAATTTCGCCAGGCAATAACAAAATCTTAACctttgataattttatatttacgaCGCATtgtaagaaatatttaatagctTCCTCCTCGAGTCGTTGTTGTTTTGTATCGTAGACACCTTATTGCTTGTTAAGCTGATCGGCaatcgttgaattttcatgGATCTGATTAGATGGAAGAAAATAACTGATCAGACTCAGTTTTGTTACATCTTTTTGGACGGATTGCTGTCAACGTCCGGTCGATAAAAATCATCTTGTTTTCTTCGTGAGCAtattaccttttttttcatgatttacaaaaattagaaatatgCATTCTCCACGATTCCTGTACAATCTGCATGAAAAATTAGGCAGAtgtgttgaagaaaatttcttgtATTCGTCTGAATTCAACTGTTCGAAAATTaagattttttatacttgTTAATCGCTAGCGAAGAACTTCAATTATATATTccactattttttttaacctgaTTTTAAGTTCAGGATCATTTTTAATACCAATTTTAACACTTATAGTAGTGTTCTCTTAGTTCTATTTCAACTtagtttatttcatttttttcactaaataATTTTCCCACCccaagaaatatttttgtgcgatacgagtgaaataaaatttccttGTTGATGGCTGAAATTCTTTTAACCcacaacaaatatttcattaaagaaattaagcaatatttacatattaaaAACTACACAGTAGTTTACGTCACTACaccgaatttgtaaattagCAACCAGTAAATATCTGGTAAATTCGCCATCATTTTCAACACTGCACCGTAATTTCGATTTACTCACGTTAAAATGACACCAGGCGCCACAAAGTCCGTAAAACTGGGTTCGTTCGAGCCATAAATGGGGTCCTTGAATTGTATCGGAACGTCAGCCAATTTGGTATTCTGATCACAATTCGAGAGAAGGTCCTTCGCAAAGTCCCTGTACGTGTATTGCAGGTTCCTGGCTAACATTAGGCCGATCTGTTGGTCTGTAGACAAGCGGAAAATACAATCGTTGATAGTTTTCCTTATTGCCCGTAGCCGCTCAAAGTCATTCGACCTCAACCGTGCGTTTGGACTCAGCAAACTCATTGCGCTTCGTTGCTTCTTATTTTACATGTACGTTAATTTCTTTGATCTATAGATTTGGCACCGAGGTTGAGAATCACCGGTTGGGAAATAGggaaatagagaaagaaaataaaacagacagCGACCATTCGAAATCGACTCTCATGAAAATCGGACTTACTCGACATGTCCAACCACACTCTGATTTCACTTTGGTCCAGCGTTTCGTCGTCAGCATCACGGCCGAGAACCATTCGTGCTACCAAAGCGTCTGTGAAGTTCTCTGTGAAGTAGAGAGCCCCCCAAGCTTCGCCGGCACGAACAGCGTCCTTTGCGGAAGTTGGGTCTGGATAATACTCCTGAAAAGTAGCATTGCAGGTGTTTGGAACATCGAATCGGATCGATGTAGAGATTGCGATGCACCTATACCTCTCTATACGGCCGCTATTTATACCGAATTTCGCTAAaatggtattttttaattacggCACTCGTTCGATTGTTTCTTACGCACCATTTTTTACAGGAAATACAAAGAGTAAAATCCtttatgaatgaaaaactatattattttatgaaaaattagaatagAATCAATTGAATTTGTACGGGTTTGTGCAAAGGTAATTGATTCGTTATACGGCTTTTCGCTTTACGGTCAACCTTTCCGGAATACGTCAGGGCCGTAAAGCGAGGTACGAGTGCATTTCAAAGTATAAACGTGCGCGCCACTCACTTTGACCATCGTTTCGTtgtcgagaaattttaaatatcgaCAACTTAGATTCGTAAAActgcaatttttctcaattggACAGCTCAAGTTTCCCCAGGTCATCTCGTGATTAACGATTGCGATCTTCAGTCCCGTTGGATCCCTTCCAATAGCAAGACAGAATAGGATCACCTGCATTACCGGCAGGGCGAATATGAAGAGCATAACTCTGTTTGAGCGAGAAGAAAgggaaaaatcattatatAAGTCGAAGTGTGATTTGCCGTCATAGGAGAGAATAACTTGTACCCGATAGTAGAAAGTTTCTTACGTATTATGTGCGCATGTGCGTCATTATTATCAAACATCCGGAGTTTATCGAAATGTCTATAacggtatattatatacacaccCAACGTTTCTCCACATCCGGAGGAAGTTTTTTTGCAAAAGGGCTCGTATCTTTCCAATGCTGGTGATCTTGTAGCAGTCGGTAAAGTCCCCGCAATCATCGCATTCTACCGAAGTATCACCTTTCGCTCCAGGAAGCGGTTTTCCGTTCAACTATTTAAAGACACGAGCAATCAGTTGTGGACAGGTATAATCGACGTGGCTTTGAATTGGCAAATATCTATGCCTATAGATCAAGCATTTGACAGAACGGAGCAGTTTCATCGGtacacgaaaaatgaatttcctTTACATCGTCGAATTTTTACCCAGTTTTAGAGACCGGTCGAATTTCACTTACGTCGTAATGACTGCCAACGCCGTTTGTCGTATCGTGTATGAGGACCTCTTTGCTCTGGTGGAAGTTGAGCCCAACGACTCCAGACTCTTGAGTCACGTAAACTGGTTCATCTTTTTTCCCCCAGTTCAAGGAGGcctgtgtataaaaaattacaaattatattCTGAGAGGACTAGGCCAGTTATTTTGAGATTATAAAATACCTCGTCCTCGCTCGCAACCGAATCCTTCGGATAGCATTAAACAAGAAGACGAAGCTTGAGTGATTTTTAAGTACAGGATTATGAGTAGTGATGACAACAAAAATAGCAAAAGTTTTCCGAATTCTTACCAAGCTGATGTTGTTGGATATGTTTAATTCTGTCGTGGGTTGGGTGGATTGTCCTTGTTTTCTGGACAATTTGAGGAACACGTCTTCAAGGGAGGCACAATTGTACATGGTGAGAAGTGCCCTCGGTGATTCTTCGGCCAATAACCTTCCACTCCTCATCAGACCGATCttagaagaagagaaaatgcTCGTTctaatcgaataatttttatcagcaCGCTAGGTAGGTACTTGATGTTTGATACTCGTAATGACTACGTCGGCATGTCAATTTTACGACGAGGTTCAGAGTTGTACTACGAGTAATTGGATATATAGGGAACGGCGCTGTAAGAATCTTATAGAACTGTACGTTACGGTAACAAGACTCGTTATTTAAAGATATAACGTAACAAGTTTTTCCTTTATTTACTTCCTCGGAGCGTGTGTCTAGGAACGTGAAAGTGTATCTGTTACAAGTTGAATATTCTAGCTACCGATTTCGTTGGATGTTTTCGCGTCAGGAAAACGAACTAGAATAAGCAGAAGAGTGCCAAAGATTGATTCGacatttaattttatcgtGACAATGGTTCAAACTGTTCGTGGAGAGCTTGGAAAGGAAAATCACGAGTATTTCTAAACGTGATAAATCAAATCAACCGAGTTATTTTTACATGTCAAAAAACAAGACCCAAAGTAAACTTTGTACCGATTTGCGACAGCAAAAGTAATCCGCAATAAATTCAGACGTAGACGTTAACTAACAGCGACATAAATTGTCAGCATCTGTGATTTACAACCCGAATGAAAGCAAAATTCTAGCACGAGCCTTGATTGTTGGGAAAATTGAATACCCGTTTACTTCAATTAGGATTGATCGTTATTTGCGAAGCATGAATTATATCCACGTCATTAAATTCACAACGTAGAGATTTGTTACCATGTGAGCCTGTCGAGCCTCTTCGATGTAGTGTGTGGTAATGATGACAGTTTTGTTCCCATCTTTGGTGATTTGTACCAAGTGATTCCAGATACTGAAAgtagtaataaataaaaatgaatcttaGAGAGTAGTGCGAAAATCTTGAAtgggaaatttttgatttttagttttcATCAGCTTCTCGTAGCTACACGCACTTCAAACCATCCCTCAACTTCCGGATCCACATGCCTTAATGGCCATGACACGTTTGATCTTGGCAATAAAAAATCGTTCGCGTGTAGAGTCTCCTGTTTTATCGTTCCTAAATTACATACGAGTCCACATCGTGTAGACTTAACGTAACGATTGTCTGTGAGTCGATGATGCAACAAATTGCTGCGATCTTTGGAACTACGTGCGGTAGGCAGGCTGCATTAAGTTATGAATTATATAATACAATGCCTAACGATGCAAACCAGAATTgtgtctaaaaaataaaacctgaTCTTTCCACGACCGTGGAgaatttgttaatttaaatGACGGCGAATAGACGAGAAAAAGAGATGTTAATTCGTGATGAACGTAGTCTGTTGATCAGACTTCAGAGATCGATTAGCCGTAACCCTCGACGTCAAAgctattaattttataataacgtGTGTATTGACCTCGAGTCAAGGTAGCCGAAGCTATTAGTGATAAGAATTTAATTGATCTTTCCCAGAAGCATCATCAAGACTAAGCGCAGGACATTTGATTATGGAATATTTATGCACGGAATGAATTGAAGTGGAAGATAATCacttcttcaaatttttcatgtcCGCGATAGATTGAAGAAATAACAATCGCTTCCGACGTTATATCGTTCGGCTTCGAAAACATTTCGAAAAGCTGCGCGCGCTCGATTTTCCTAGCTCAATGTTCCATCGACGTATCTGCAGGTCGTCGACATTATTCTGCGTCCATTTTTAGATTCCCGATTTATTGCATGCTGCGATTATTCGAAACGATTTCGAAGAGaatgttaaaattttacagcACTCTCGCAAAATTTATTCGCAATTCATTAATATTCGTTACTCCCGCTGGTAGAAGATCCTTGACTGCGGTATATAAATGACGGAGGTTATTTTAACTTAATAAAATTCACTGTGACTCGAATAGAAttaattcttcttcttgttgAGTGTACAATAACGTAGACCATATAATATCCCGTCGTTCGTGActaagagaaaaatttccacaaattattagaaataaattttacaacagctGTATGACagagaattttgaattgaataatttttacgtcCAACGATAATATTCTGAGGACAATCTACGACTCGATGCatgaattatatataattaatgcAAATGACTCGGCGGTTTATGTGAACGCAAGGAATGGCGTTGATGATCTCTATCGATATTCAGAACTATGGCCTGATTCAGCTTAGTTAACGTTCACGGTCGACCGGTGAAGAAAAAGGTTACCTGGTCCAAAACCAACATCTCAAGTCTTTGGACTTGAGACGCGCTGGAAAATATGACGGACATCATTTGGTCTGAACGAGACCCGGCTTGACGTCACTAGCCAGTTTTTTACAGCTCGCTTcttgcgtgtgtgtgtgtgtgtgtgcgtgtgttcgcggtttttttaattacttttctGTTTTATTATTAACTGCGGCACGCACGTCAGTGATCTTCGACCGATGTAAATTTGCCGCAATTCACCTGGCGGGCTAAACGTACAAGTTGCGTCTCAGGACTTAGCCACGAGCGCGATTAGCTTTTCATTGTTACAAGaagaacgaaaagaaaagaagggTATAGAAAAAGGAATACGAAGAGCATGTTGTTCGGTAATATAGCAAAtgatgtgaaataaataagagATGCGCGTCCTTGTTCCGGCCATACTGATCGCTGCAGGTTAATGATAAAGGAATTTTTGGCCTCGTGTGCGTAAAGTTCCAAACTCTGAGCGTAAGGTgagctttttcttttttttttttttgtgtatgTGTAAAGTTAAGTGCTGTACTAAAAATTTGCGAATGCAATTTGAAAGATCAATTAATTCAGCGTCGtataacaattttaaattcttaCGTTTATTTTGAAGCATAATTTCATGGTGcgtttaaatataaatatagtaTACTGTTTAGCAATGATTTTTAAGAACAATCGTGCGAACcaatatcatttttaataaataatgtattttgtttgaatataaatgtaatATACCGAATCAAAAATGATAATCCAAAGCTGGATTCTATTTTCGATAAATACACTTTAGGGCAACatcattttctttatcataGAAATTTCCTATTTTTGTGTATAATCAAGATATAATTATAAGCATCATCCCATGATTTTCATTATGCGAACTTTAcgcagagagaaaaaaaaattgaacgcaACTCCGGTCTaaactttttacaaaaaagaaaaatctcgCTTTACGCCCTTGTTTCAGAAACTAGGCAATATCTAAAGCCGATTGCACAACGAGCTGGGTTTCGGAATATACCCAGCCAACCATAGAAACAATTCTGTTTGCGACAAAAGAATCCGGAATTTAGGTTCAACACAACAGAATATTCCAGGATAACACCGTTTTGATAATTTCGCTGGTGATCAATAACTGCGAGAGTGTTGTATAGCTCTCGGAAAATTCCACTTCAAACTGTCAAATTTACTCGAATCAATTTTAGATATCCTTAATGGAAATTACACCTATAAGTATAATAGTAATATGATGGCTCGAATGGGAGGAATATGAAACCAAGTAAACGACTCTCGCGCGTCGAGCGTGATTAGTTTTCTCAATCAGCGACCTCCGTTGTAGCTTGAGATTTCAGGTTGCAGGTAAAATCGgcttcaataaatttttcaaacctcaCCTTTGTCTGAGGAGCGGGTCGACTCCCACCGTAGGTTCGTCCAGAATTAGGAGTTCCGGGTCGTGCATCAACGCCACGGCAAAAGATACTCGCCTCTGCTGACCACCGCTGTATTCAGAGAAacgtaaattttcattaagaACGCGACATCTGTATCGGGAGTCTGGTAAGACGAATGACGAATGATTTCCAAGACTGATAATCGAAGAACGAATCGCCTCGACTTACCTGAGATTTTTGACGAGTCGATTTTGCGAGGGCAGATCCAAGAAATTGAGCAAAAATCTGAGCCTCTCGACGATCTCGGCTGTGCACATGCCGAATATCCACCCGAAGTACATCATCGTTTCTCTTATGGTGAACTCTCCGTAGAGGGCGATTTCCTGGGGCATGTAGCCGACGCGCTTACCCGGCACTCCGGAACCTTTGGTACCCGGTTTTCCACCCAGGACCCAGATTTCTCCAGAATTCAACCTCCGTCGACCAACGATGCAGGACAGAAGCGTCGTTTTCCCGCAACCACTGGCGCCGAGGAGTCCATATCTGTGAATTtgtcgaaataaatatacaagttTGAACTTCGTGACCAATGTCGTTACGTATATTAAATATGATTCGTCGAACTTGGCCATTTCCTCCTGGCATGGCTGGACAACGACACGTTACGCTCGTAGGATTGTCAGTAATTATTGGCCGTGGCCGATCGAAACGACGCAACCGTTTAATCAATTGATAAAAAGATATTCTACCATGACCAACTTCGACGAATCATTTTcgatacaaataaatatacgcAGTATAGTCGGTTGTCCTCTTTACACATCTGAGAATCAATATTTACCGATGGAAACTTTACTCCAAGATTATGAACAAGTAGGGCAAACTATATTATTAAACTGGGACAAGTGTCTTCGAAGTCATGTACTTTGGAAAGTGGATGACATGTACGCACAACGTTAAACAGGACAATTAAAGTAtgggaatgaaatttttcctatATCGTTTTAGCGGAGTTGGAAATGGCATcgcgattgaaaaatgaaaatttttttagcggCATCGGAATTTAAACTCAGCACTTGGCTGATGTTTGTTGCCGATACTAATAGTAGAAACTAATCACCGACGTGTGTCTGATATGCTTTGCTCTGTTCCATCAAAAATTCATCGGCAAGGGATACGTGGTCTAATGAGAATACGTGGATAATCGATGGCGTTGAGTTAACGGTTCACAATTTCGACGACTTGAGCTGCTTTCACATATTTTCCTGCAATTCCAATCGTTTCATGCTGTTATTTGGAactacatacatacgtgtTGTTACATCTAAGCGCGTCAACTACGCCAAACCTGAGACTTCGATCAAAGTTTCCATCCTAGTCGAAGCTAGTTGAAGAGAAAAACCGTAGCGAATGAGTCGGCGAAATGATTGCAAATCTATTAATTTTGTATAAGAAGGTATAACATAAGCCAAACTTATTACATCCTTTATCACTCAACTTGAACGCGACTCACAATCTATAATATCAGGTTTACACGAAGTACAATTTGTCATTAGCGTACTAAAATGTGTGATATATGCTGTCTACTCTTCCTAATTTCAGTTTCAAAGGAGACGAAAGGGGACAGTTAACGAGGGGCGATTTCTCGCgcggaaattattattattattattattggaaCCATAgctatattttcttccattaCAAATGTCCGCATGTCGAAATGTTCCAGGACTGGGCTAGTCACGTCGATATTAAACCTTATATAAATAACTTTCCGAGCCAAGGTAGACGCGATTGCCTTTCTACACGTGCAGGCACTGGATGCGTAAATACAGTATGTCGAAGCATTCTAAGTCATCATTTGTGCATTCGAATTCCGATCCATTATCAACAACGCGTGGATTTAAAAGCGTCATCTCGatttggtataaaaaaaaaaaaaaaaaaaaaatactacgaAAGAACTCCGTTTCCTATTTCGAACGCTGATTCCTTTCTTCTATCGACGTCAGATTACAATCGACTCGCATCCACCCAGCGCTACAAGAGCGTGTATTCAATAGGTGTATTCAATAGTATAAATATGaggaaagtaaaaattgacgGTGTTTTTGATTTCTAGTTTTAT
Proteins encoded in this region:
- the LOC124300157 gene encoding ABC transporter G family member 23 isoform X1; amino-acid sequence: MTSQDETQSERIRRMFSWSAGLTSDNTATGGGGMMVNSNSVNSMNSAEGNMDGTMTPNPVMATPGINNVAWNRQQAVSVRHAFKNYGSSKNPNQVLQNLNMTVAKGSIYGLLGASGCGKTTLLSCIVGRRRLNSGEIWVLGGKPGTKGSGVPGKRVGYMPQEIALYGEFTIRETMMYFGWIFGMCTAEIVERLRFLLNFLDLPSQNRLVKNLSGGQQRRVSFAVALMHDPELLILDEPTVGVDPLLRQSIWNHLVQITKDGNKTVIITTHYIEEARQAHMIGLMRSGRLLAEESPRALLTMYNCASLEDVFLKLSRKQGQSTQPTTELNISNNISLASLNWGKKDEPVYVTQESGVVGLNFHQSKEVLIHDTTNGVGSHYDLNGKPLPGAKGDTSVECDDCGDFTDCYKITSIGKIRALLQKNFLRMWRNVGVMLFIFALPVMQVILFCLAIGRDPTGLKIAIVNHEMTWGNLSCPIEKNCSFTNLSCRYLKFLDNETMVKEYYPDPTSAKDAVRAGEAWGALYFTENFTDALVARMVLGRDADDETLDQSEIRVWLDMSNQQIGLMLARNLQYTYRDFAKDLLSNCDQNTKLADVPIQFKDPIYGSNEPSFTDFVAPGVILTIVFFLAVALTSSALIIERMEGLLDRSWVAGVSPGEILFSHVVTQFVVMCGQTALVLIFMILVFGVECKGEIGWVIILTILQGLCGMCFGFVISAICELERNAIQLALGSFYPTLLLSGVIWPIEGMPTVLRYISQGLPLTMATTSLRSMLTRGWSVTEPDVYNGFISTIIWIVVFLTISMLVLKFKRG
- the LOC124300157 gene encoding ABC transporter G family member 23 isoform X2; the encoded protein is MGSQFQRGQVIYRNNDNTATGGGGMMVNSNSVNSMNSAEGNMDGTMTPNPVMATPGINNVAWNRQQAVSVRHAFKNYGSSKNPNQVLQNLNMTVAKGSIYGLLGASGCGKTTLLSCIVGRRRLNSGEIWVLGGKPGTKGSGVPGKRVGYMPQEIALYGEFTIRETMMYFGWIFGMCTAEIVERLRFLLNFLDLPSQNRLVKNLSGGQQRRVSFAVALMHDPELLILDEPTVGVDPLLRQSIWNHLVQITKDGNKTVIITTHYIEEARQAHMIGLMRSGRLLAEESPRALLTMYNCASLEDVFLKLSRKQGQSTQPTTELNISNNISLASLNWGKKDEPVYVTQESGVVGLNFHQSKEVLIHDTTNGVGSHYDLNGKPLPGAKGDTSVECDDCGDFTDCYKITSIGKIRALLQKNFLRMWRNVGVMLFIFALPVMQVILFCLAIGRDPTGLKIAIVNHEMTWGNLSCPIEKNCSFTNLSCRYLKFLDNETMVKEYYPDPTSAKDAVRAGEAWGALYFTENFTDALVARMVLGRDADDETLDQSEIRVWLDMSNQQIGLMLARNLQYTYRDFAKDLLSNCDQNTKLADVPIQFKDPIYGSNEPSFTDFVAPGVILTIVFFLAVALTSSALIIERMEGLLDRSWVAGVSPGEILFSHVVTQFVVMCGQTALVLIFMILVFGVECKGEIGWVIILTILQGLCGMCFGFVISAICELERNAIQLALGSFYPTLLLSGVIWPIEGMPTVLRYISQGLPLTMATTSLRSMLTRGWSVTEPDVYNGFISTIIWIVVFLTISMLVLKFKRG